Within Microbacterium proteolyticum, the genomic segment CGGGTGTACCCGGCCGCGCGCGCGGCCGCGAGATCGAGCGCATGCGCCCCCGTGGCCGCGGGGTTCACCCGCACGATCGTGCGCGCCGGGTCGAGGGGCGTCGCGGCGAGCGCCTCGCGCGCCCGGGCCTTGTCGGCCGGTGCGACGGCATCCTCCAGATCGAGGATCACGGTGTCGGCGGCGGCCGCCGCCTTCGCGTACCGGTCGGGGCGATCGGCGGGGCAGAAGAGCAGCGCGGGGCCGTTCATGCGGGCACCTTTCGGTTCGTGTCGTCTCGGGGTCGTCGTGTCGGCGGGTTCAGTGTCCAAGACACGCGGATGGGTCGCGTCGGCATCCGCGTGTCTTGGACACTCAACGCTCAGGGCGACGCGGCGGGGACGGGCGGCGCGGGGGCGGGGGGCGCAGGGTCCGCGGCGAGGGCGGTGGCCGGCGCGGCGGCGGCGGCGGGGGCGGGCGGCGCGGGGGCCGCGGGGGCGGCGGGGGCGGGCGCGACCACGGCGAGCGCCTGCCCGCGCGAGACGACGTCGCCGACCCGGGCGTGCAGCGCGACCGTCCCCGCCACGCTCGACCGCACCACGTGCTCCATCTTCATCGCCTCGACCGCCAGCACGGGGTCGCCCGCTTCCACGGTCGCGCCGTCGGCGACGTGCACCATCACCACGGTGCCGGGCATCGGCGACACGAGCTGCGGGTCGGCATCCGCGGTGGCGTCGGCGCGATGGCTCTCGCGCACGGTGTCGATAAGCAGCACCGCGCCCTCGCGGGCGACCCACACGCCCGCGGCGTCGACGGCGGCCGCGAAGGTGTGCACGCGACCACCCAGGTCGACCATCGCCGTGCCGTCGCCCGACGTCCGCACCCGGGCGGGCAGGACCTCTCCGTCGACGTCGACCGACAGTGCGGCTCCGGCCCCGCGCACGGTGACGATCCGCTCCACCCCGGCGGACGTCAGCCGATGGCGCCGCGGCGCGGGCGACCCGAGCCGCCAGCCGTCGCCGCGGCCCCACGCGCCCGCGGCGGGGGATGCCGACCGCGTCGCGGCATCCAGGAGTACCGCGGCCGCACGGAAGTCGTCGTCGTGCGGAGCGGCGAGCGGCAGCCGGTCGAACTCCCGCGCGATCAGCCCGGTGTCGAGGTCGCCCGCGACGACTGCGGGCACCTCGAGCAGCCGACGGACGAAATCGACGTTCGTCGCGAACCCGAGCACCGCCGTCTCGCCGAGCGCCGCAACGAGCCGTCGCCGCGCGCTCTCGCGATCGGGCCCCCACGCGATGATCTTCGCGAGCATCGGGTCGTAGTCGACCGAGACGTCGAGGCCGTCCTCCAGCGCGGTGTCCACGCGGATCCCCTCCCCGACCGGGTGCACAACGCGCGCGACGTGTCCACCCGTCGGCAGGAATCCGGATGCCGGGTCCTCGGCGTACACGCGCGCCTCGATCGCGTGGCCGGTCAGGGTCACGGCATCCTGGGTCAGGGTCAGGGGCTCGCCGGCGGCGATCCGCAGCTGCTGCTCGACGAGGTCGAGACCCGTGATCTCCTCGGTGACGGGGTGCTCGACCTGCAGGCGCGTGTTCATCTCCATGAAGAAGAACTCGTCGGGCGCATCGGCCGAGACGATGAACTCGACCGTGCCGGCGCCGCGGTAGTCGACGCTGCGGGCCGTCTCGCACGCGGCGGTACCGATGCGCTCGCGCGTGGCCGCGTCGAGCAACGGCGACGGGGCCTCTTCGATGACCTTCTGGTGCCGCCGTTGCAGCGAGCACTCGCGCTCGCCCAGGTGCACGACCGCGCCGTGAGCATCGGCGAGCACCTGCACCTCGATGTGGCGCGGCGTGCGCACGTACCGCTCGAAGAACAGGGTGTCGTCGCCGAAGCTCGCGGCAGCCTCTCGGCGGGCTGCCGCGAGGGCTCCCGCGAGGTCGCGCTCGGCCTCGACGACGTGCATGCCCTTGCCCCCACCGCCGGCCGACGGCTTGATGAGCAGCGGATACCCCACCTCGGGTGCGGCCGCGATGAGCTCGGCATCCGTCATCCCCGCCCGGGCGATGCCCGGCACCGTGGGCACTCCGCGCGCCTCGACGGCGTGCTTGGCCGTGATCTTGTCGCCCATGACCGAGATCGCGTCGGCGGTGGGACCGACGAACGCGATGCCCGCCTCCTCGCACGCGCGGGCGAACGCGGCGTTCTCGGCGAGGAAGCCGTACCCGGGGTGGATCGCCTGCGCCCCGGCGCCGCGGGCGGCGCGCAGCACGGCATCCGTGTCGAGGTAGCTCTGGGCGGCGGGGGCGGGACCGAGCCGTACGGCGACGTCGGCGAGGTGGACGTGCCGGGCGTCGGCGTCGGCGTCGCTGTACACGGCGACCGAGCGGATGCCGAGTCGGCGGAGCGTGCGGATGATGCGGCAGGCGATCTCGCCGCGGTTGGCGATGAGGACGGTGTCGAACATGCGGATCACATCCGGAAGACGCCGTAGCCCGGCGCGTCGAGGGGGGTGCGCGCGACGACGTCGAGCGCGAGGGCGAGCACGTCGCGGGTCTGGCTCGGCTCGATGATGCCGTCGTCCCAGAGCCGCGCGGTGGAGTAGTAGGGGCTCCCCTGCTCCTCGTACTGCGCGCGGATCGGTGCCTCGAACGCGGCCTGGTCGTCGGTCGACCATTCCCCGCCGCCCGCCTCGATCTGATCGCGCCGGACGGTGGAGAGGACGGATGCCGCCTGCGGACCGCCCATCACCGAAACGCGGGCGCCGGGCCACAGCCACAGGAATCGCGGTGAATACGCGCGGCCGCACATCGAGTAGGTGCCCGCGCCGAACGATCCGCCGACGACGACGGTGAGCTTCGGCACCGAGGCGCAGGCGACCGCGTTGACCATCTTGGCGCCGTGCTTCGCGATGCCGCCGGACTCGTACTCGCGCCCGACCATGAACCCGGTGATGTTCTGCAGGAACACCAGCGGGATGCCGCGCTGGTCGCACAGTTCGATGAAGTGGGCGCCCTTGAGCGCTGACTCGCCGAAGAGCACGCCGTTGTTGGCGATCACTCCGACCCGGTGCCCCTCGATGCGGGCGAAGGCGGTGACGAGGGTCTCGCCGTACTCGCGTTTGAACTCGTGGATGCTGTCCGCGTCCACGATCCGGGCGAGGATCTCCCGCGCGTCGTACGGGGCGGTCAGCTCGACCGGCACCACGTCCTCGAGCTCGCTCGCGGGGCGTTCCGGCGCGCGGGCCGGCTCGACCGCGAGGGGCTCCGGCGGGCGCAGCGTCGCCACGATGTCGCGGACGATCTGGAGCGCATGCGCGTCGTTCTCCGCGAGGTGGTCGGTGACTCCCGAGACGCGGGTGTGGACGGCTCCGCCGCCGAGGTCTTCCGCGCTGACGATCTCGCCGGTCGCCGCCTTCACGAGCGGCGGCCCGCCGAGGAAGATCGTGCCCTGGTTCCGGACGATGACCGTCTCGTCGCTCATGGCCGGCACGTACGCCCCACCCGCCGTGGACGAGCCGAGCACCGCGGCGATCTGCGGGATGCCGTCGCGCGACATCCGCGCCTGGTTGTAGAAGATGCGGCCGAAGTGGTCGCGGTCGGGGAACACCTCGTCCTGCATCGGCAGGAACGCCCCGCCCGAGTCGACGAGGTACACGCACGGGAGGCGGTTCTCGGCGGCGATCTCCTGCGCCCGGAGGTGCTTCTTCACCGTGATCGGGTAGTACGTGCCGCCCTTGACCGTGGCGTCGTTGGCGACGACCATGACGTGCCGCCCGTGCACGAGGCCGATCCCGGCCACCACTCCCCCCGCCGGGCAGTCGCCGTCGTACATGTCGAACGCCGCGAGCGGCGCGACCTCGAGGAAGGGGCTCCCCCGATCGAGCAGCGCGTCGATGCGGTCGCGGGCGAGCATCTTGCCCCGCGCGGTGTGCCGCTCGCGCGCTCTCTCGGGCCCGCCTCTCGCGATGTCTTCGCGCCGCTCGCGCAGTTGCTCGACGAGCGCGCGGTAGTCCTGCGCCATGACGACCCTCCATTGGGTTACCGACCGGTAATCGGGCTTCAGGTTACTGCTCGGTAACCGAGTTGTCGAGGGCGCGGGGGCGGGGGGGTCGCCGCGGGGCGGGTGGCGTCGGGGCGCGCGGCTCGCCGAGGCGCGCGTCGCCGCCGCGCGGGGCGCCCAGGCGGTTGAGTGTCCAAGACACGCCGCATCGCCGACCCCGCCAACGGCGCGTCCTGGACACTGGGCCGCAGGTCGCGCGCGCGGCCCCGCCGGGCAGACGCCTTGCCGACCACTTGGGTGTCCAAGACACGCGGACGGGATGCCACGGCATCCGCGTGTCCTGGACACCCAACGTCAGCGCACCCCCGGCGCGGCGCCCCGCGAGCGTCCACGACACGCCGCATCGCCGACCCCGCCAACGGCGCGTCCTGGACACTGGGCCGTGGGGCGCCGCCGAGCGGATCGCCGAGGCGCGGGTCACCGCCGCGGTTCAGTGTCCAAGACACGCGGACGGGATGCCACGGCATCCGCGTGTCCTGGACACCCAACGTCAGCGCACACCCGGCGCCACGCCCCGCGAGCGTCCAAGACACGCCGCATCGCCGACCCCGCCAACGGCGTGTCCTGGACACTCAGCCGAGGCGCAGGCGCGACCCGCGCCGCGGCGTCACCACGAGCTCTTGCGGTAGTCCTTCAGGAAAATGCCGAAGAGGTCTTCGCCGGCCTCGCCGCGCACGATTGGGTCGTACACGCGGGCGGCGCCGTCGACGAGGTCGAGCGGGGCGTGGAAGCCCTCCTCGGCGAGGCGCACCTTGGTGAAGTGCGGCCGTTCGTCGGTGATCCAGCCGGTGTCGACGGCGGTCATCAGGATGCCGTCGGACTCGAACATCTCGCGGGCGCTGGTGCGCGTGAGCATGTTCAGCGCGGCCTTGGCCATGTTGGTGTGCGGGTGACCGGGACCCTTGTATCCGCGGCCGAACACGCCCTCCATCGCCGAGACGTTGACGATGTACTTCCGCTGCGCCGTCGACGCCGCCATCGCGGGACGCAGGCGGCTCACGAGCAGGAACGGCGCCGTCATGTTCGCGAGCTGCACCTCGAGCATCTCGAGGGGCTCCACCTGGTCGACGTGCTGCGTCCAGCTGTTGATGCGGTCCTCGTCGGGAACGAGGCCGCCCGCGTCGATCGCGGTGCCCGCGGCCAGACGCTCGAGCGACGACGACCCCGCGGCCATCGCCTCGGCGGTGAGCTCGTCGGCCGTGCGCGCGGCCGACGCGAGGATCGGGTGCGCCGACACCGACTGCGCCAGCGCGAGCGGGTGCGCGTCGTTGGTGTGGCCGAAGGTGAGCAGCTCGGGCAGCGGTCCGTCCGGGAGCGGTGCGAGTTCGGCATCCACCAGGGGTTTGTACGCACCCGGCGAGCGCCGCACGGTCTGCGCGGCGTTGTTGATGAGGATGTCGAGCGGACCCGCGGATGCCACCGACTCGGCGAGTCCGATCACCTGGGCCGGGTCGCGCAGGTCGATGCCGACGATCTTGAGGCGGTGCAGCCAGTCCACACTGTCGGGGAGCGACGAGAAGCGTCGCACCGCATCGCGCGGGAAGCGCGTCGTGATGGTCGTGTGGGCGCCGTCGCGCAGCAGGCGCAGCGCGATGTACATGCCGATCTTCGCGCGGCCACCGGTGAGGAGCGCGCGTTTGCCGGTGAGGTCGGTGCGGGCGTCGCGCTTGGCGTGGCTCATCGCCGCGCAGTCGGGGCAGAGCTGGTGGTAGAACGCGTCGACGAGCGTGTACAGCTCTTTGCAGATGTAGCAGTTGCGGGGCTTGATCAGCTCGCCGGCGTAGGGCGTTTCGACGCGGGTCGCGAGGGGGATGCCGCGCGTCTCGTCGTCGATGCGGTCGGCCGCGCCGGTGGCGGTGGCGGCGACGACGGCCTTGTCGGCGTCGGCGATGCGCTGGCGCTTCTCTTTGCGGGACTGCCGCTTGACGTCCTTGTAGAGCTTGCCGGTCTGGCGACGCAGCGCGATGTACGCCGGATCTTCGGGGTCGAGAGCGGCAGCGGCATCGAGCACGCGCAGGGCGATCTCGAGCTCATGAGGATCGATGGATGCCACGCGGCCGGCCTCGCGATCGGGTGTCGGGAGTGTTTCGGGCACGGAAGAGTGTACCGAGGCGCGGCTGGGAGGCGTCCCGGGCGCCCGAGCCGCGCTGCGCACCTGCACCCGCACCTGCACCCGCACCCGCACCCGCACCCGCACCCGATTTCGGTGTCAAGACACGCGGACGGTAGCGCGCGGCATCCGCGTGTCTTGGACACTCAACCCTGCCAGCGCGGCGTCGGCGACCGTCGGGGCGCGTGCCTTCAGCGCGGTGCCGGCGCCGTCGTCAGGGCTTGCCGTTGTCGACCCACCGCGTGTGCGCCTTCAGCGCGTGCGTCACCGCGAGCCGCACGGCGAAGTACACCGCCGCGCCGATCACGGCGATGCCGACGGCCCACGCCAGCAGAAGAACGATCACGTGGAGTCCCCCGATTGCCACCATCCGGCGACTCTAACCGTGACGGTCCGCGGGGCCAAGGGCTCTGGCATCCCGTTCCCAGAACAAGGGATGCCACCGAAACAGGCCGCATCCGGCGGAATCAGCCTGTCCTCAGCGCAACGCCTGTCCCCGATGCACGGCGTCAGCGGGCCACCGACGTCCGCGCATCGCCACCTGCCCTGGCATCCCGTTCCCAGAACAGGGGATGCCACCGAAACAGGCCGCATCCGGCGGAATCAGCCTGTTCTCAGCGCAACGCCTGTTCCCGACGCCCCACGTCAGCGGGCCACCGCAACCGCGGCATCCACCGCAACCGCGGCATCCACCGCACGCGCCGGGCGAGAGGCGCCCCGCCGGTCGGGGTCGAAGCGCAGCAGGACGCGTTGCGCGCGCGTCTCGACACCGCGGTGCAGCACCCACGCGAGACCGAGCGAGATCGCGAACGCCACCGCGGCGAGCGCGATCGCGCGGGGCCAGTGCAGTTCGGGGTGGCCGTCGGGCCACGCGGACGACACCGATGCGATCACGAGCAGGTGCACGAGGTAGAACGCGAACGACAGGCGCCCGAGCTCTTGCCACACCGGCCGAGCGAGGAACGTCGACGAACGGTGCGCGTCGGCCGACGCGAGCGAGGCGACGAGCAGGGCGAAGCCGCCGACGGTGACGGCGAGGCCCGGGTGGATGTCGGTGCCGGGAATCGCCGGCGCCTCCGACACGG encodes:
- a CDS encoding biotin carboxylase N-terminal domain-containing protein, translated to MFDTVLIANRGEIACRIIRTLRRLGIRSVAVYSDADADARHVHLADVAVRLGPAPAAQSYLDTDAVLRAARGAGAQAIHPGYGFLAENAAFARACEEAGIAFVGPTADAISVMGDKITAKHAVEARGVPTVPGIARAGMTDAELIAAAPEVGYPLLIKPSAGGGGKGMHVVEAERDLAGALAAARREAAASFGDDTLFFERYVRTPRHIEVQVLADAHGAVVHLGERECSLQRRHQKVIEEAPSPLLDAATRERIGTAACETARSVDYRGAGTVEFIVSADAPDEFFFMEMNTRLQVEHPVTEEITGLDLVEQQLRIAAGEPLTLTQDAVTLTGHAIEARVYAEDPASGFLPTGGHVARVVHPVGEGIRVDTALEDGLDVSVDYDPMLAKIIAWGPDRESARRRLVAALGETAVLGFATNVDFVRRLLEVPAVVAGDLDTGLIAREFDRLPLAAPHDDDFRAAAVLLDAATRSASPAAGAWGRGDGWRLGSPAPRRHRLTSAGVERIVTVRGAGAALSVDVDGEVLPARVRTSGDGTAMVDLGGRVHTFAAAVDAAGVWVAREGAVLLIDTVRESHRADATADADPQLVSPMPGTVVMVHVADGATVEAGDPVLAVEAMKMEHVVRSSVAGTVALHARVGDVVSRGQALAVVAPAPAAPAAPAPPAPAAAAAPATALAADPAPPAPAPPVPAASP
- a CDS encoding carboxyl transferase domain-containing protein; this encodes MAQDYRALVEQLRERREDIARGGPERARERHTARGKMLARDRIDALLDRGSPFLEVAPLAAFDMYDGDCPAGGVVAGIGLVHGRHVMVVANDATVKGGTYYPITVKKHLRAQEIAAENRLPCVYLVDSGGAFLPMQDEVFPDRDHFGRIFYNQARMSRDGIPQIAAVLGSSTAGGAYVPAMSDETVIVRNQGTIFLGGPPLVKAATGEIVSAEDLGGGAVHTRVSGVTDHLAENDAHALQIVRDIVATLRPPEPLAVEPARAPERPASELEDVVPVELTAPYDAREILARIVDADSIHEFKREYGETLVTAFARIEGHRVGVIANNGVLFGESALKGAHFIELCDQRGIPLVFLQNITGFMVGREYESGGIAKHGAKMVNAVACASVPKLTVVVGGSFGAGTYSMCGRAYSPRFLWLWPGARVSVMGGPQAASVLSTVRRDQIEAGGGEWSTDDQAAFEAPIRAQYEEQGSPYYSTARLWDDGIIEPSQTRDVLALALDVVARTPLDAPGYGVFRM
- a CDS encoding SDR family oxidoreductase; translated protein: MPETLPTPDREAGRVASIDPHELEIALRVLDAAAALDPEDPAYIALRRQTGKLYKDVKRQSRKEKRQRIADADKAVVAATATGAADRIDDETRGIPLATRVETPYAGELIKPRNCYICKELYTLVDAFYHQLCPDCAAMSHAKRDARTDLTGKRALLTGGRAKIGMYIALRLLRDGAHTTITTRFPRDAVRRFSSLPDSVDWLHRLKIVGIDLRDPAQVIGLAESVASAGPLDILINNAAQTVRRSPGAYKPLVDAELAPLPDGPLPELLTFGHTNDAHPLALAQSVSAHPILASAARTADELTAEAMAAGSSSLERLAAGTAIDAGGLVPDEDRINSWTQHVDQVEPLEMLEVQLANMTAPFLLVSRLRPAMAASTAQRKYIVNVSAMEGVFGRGYKGPGHPHTNMAKAALNMLTRTSAREMFESDGILMTAVDTGWITDERPHFTKVRLAEEGFHAPLDLVDGAARVYDPIVRGEAGEDLFGIFLKDYRKSSW